One genomic region from Torulaspora delbrueckii CBS 1146 chromosome 4, complete genome encodes:
- the TDEL0D01530 gene encoding uncharacterized protein (similar to Saccharomyces cerevisiae IML2 (YJL082W) and YKR018C; ancestral locus Anc_1.285), whose product MFRVFGALTGRGNSNAEMTQEEKTKYILKQAHDFEIALQAMDYVLDDRAQEGLQLLRDNEPKDGSDQTINVLARGVIEFLEATLGFEAEEMKKASATLAKAEQLSLKSRQNAQKLNVQSSSLYPPGTVYAVTYTESCLLHALLMLFSESMMEAAKALLKLRKAYSMLQEIFEAIKKAEKTQRLTITEDPNESQTSFSSGESSFKSADIPYRLSPEEQDNRDLLEYAEKVHQMRMKRLCGAHIGNSPAINRLRDELGLDAMRNLPQEEIKEFTHIFDDLDVTQATIDEFIHSGVNLCFGILQVVLSLIPPAIGAVLSIVGFHGSRDEGLRLVWRATRQRNVHGCIGLLGLMFYYDGPFQFTDDDFDIPAVDTSSLEKVKTQGSQSTVVALQNTRSSRSPSTSSLKKKATNDSTTSLRRKETNGSTYSLKQHSSMQDGDLDGPTLLHPGKILVDALLRSRALFPNSALWLLNEARMLSARGRLEEAVNLLDSIDVQSISMRQVKSLLVFDRAITLSHLHRYDRAAEDLLSLTSISDWSHAFYTYFAGCCYLENWRMCQLGEMKSDQADFYKKKAEELIFNAPSLLGKKTFKSKNLPLDRFMLRKVQQFKTIQDELGLVDPLDAIATSPVHEISYFYNGYNRMTKEGLELSKRMLTEYHNPAIDAKDEDQEMIKNFLVALSLRRLGEVQEGCDLMDEKLLPKIFWDDNGKIRYVKRTEDPWLYPAALYERALFSWKLHGMDGLRESREWLVRAQNYADDYELSTRIGMKIKAALDRVEHSLNG is encoded by the coding sequence ATGTTTAGAGTCTTTGGAGCCCTTACTGGGCGTGGGAACTCGAATGCGGAGATGACTCAGGAGGAGAAGACGAAATATATCTTGAAACAGGCCCatgattttgaaattgcgTTACAAGCCATGGACTATGTTCTAGATGACAGAGCACAGGAAGGTTTACAGTTGTTGCGAGATAATGAACCAAAGGATGGGTCTGACCAGACAATCAACGTGCTGGCTCGTGGTGtgattgaatttttggaggCCACTCTTGGttttgaagctgaagagatgaagaaagcgTCAGCTACTCTTGCCAAAGCTGAACAACTTTCGCTGAAGAGTAGGCAAAATGCACAAAAGTTGAATGTGCAAAGTAGCTCGCTGTACCCTCCTGGTACTGTTTATGCTGTTACTTATACGGAATCATGTTTGCTACATGCGTTGCTGATGTTATTCAGTGAAAGTATGATGGAAGCTGCTAAGGCCCTATTGAAGTTACGGAAGGCTTATTCTATGTTGCAAGAGATTTTTGAGGCAATAAAGAAGGCTGAGAAAACTCAAAGATTGACTATCACAGAAGATCCCAATGAATCTCAGACTAGCTTCTCTTCAGGTGAgtcatctttcaaatctgcAGACATCCCTTATAGACTATCACCTGAGGAACAGGACAATCGTGATTTATTGGAGTATGCCGAAAAAGTCCACCAAATGAGAATGAAGAGGTTGTGTGGGGCTCACATTGGTAATTCCCCAGCTATCAATAGACTCAGAGATGAACTGGGGCTAGATGCCATGAGAAATCTGCCTcaggaagagatcaaggaaTTCACCCACATCTTTGACGACTTAGACGTCACTCAGGCTACGATAGATGAGTTTATTCATTCAGGTGTAAACCTATGTTTTGGTATCTTACAAGTTGTCTTGTCATTAATTCCACCAGCTATTGGTGCGGTTTTGTCGATTGTTGGTTTCCACGGTTCTAGAGACGAGGGTTTGAGACTAGTATGGAGAGCCACGAGGCAGAGAAATGTCCATGGCTGTATTGGGCTGTTGGGTTTGATGTTTTATTACGATGGTCCTTTCCAATTcactgatgatgatttcGATATCCCTGCAGTAGATACATCGTCGCTGGAGAAGGTCAAAACTCAGGGAAGCCAATCTACCGTGGTTGCCTTGCAGAATACGAGATCATCTCGTAGTCCATCCacatcatctttgaaaaaaaagGCTACGAATGATAGTACAACCtcattgagaaggaaagaaACGAACGGTAGCACATACTCCTTGAAGCAACATAGCTCAATGCAAGACGGTGATCTTGATGGTCCAACTTTATTGCATCCTGGTAAGATTCTTGTGGACGCCTTGTTACGATCGAGGGCTTTATTCCCTAACAGTGCACTATGGTTGTTGAACGAGGCTAGAATGCTATCTGCAAGAGGCCGTTTAGAAGAAGCCGTGAACCTATTGGATTCCATTGATGTTCAAAGTATCTCCATGAGACAGGTGAAATCCCTCCTAGTTTTTGATCGTGCAATCACCCTCTCTCATTTGCATAGGTACGATAGAGCTGCTGAGGATCTACTTTCATTGACTAGTATCAGCGATTGGTCTCATGCCTTTTACACTTATTTCGCAGGTTGCTGCTACCTCGAAAACTGGAGAATGTGCCAGCTTGGTGAGATGAAAAGTGATCAAGCAGATTTCTataagaagaaggcagAAGAACTTATCTTCAACGCGCCTAGCTTACTGGGCaagaaaactttcaaatcgaaAAACTTACCTTTGGATAGGTTCATGCTCAGAAAAGTTCAACAGTTTAAAACCATACAAGATGAACTTGGTTTAGTCGATCCGTTAGATGCAATTGCAACCTCCCCTGTACACGAAATCTCGTATTTCTACAATGGGTACAATAGAATGACAAAAGAAGGTCTTGAGCTTTCTAAGAGAATGTTAACGGAGTATCACAACCCAGCTATTGACGCcaaggatgaagatcaggaaatgatcaaaaatttcctCGTCGCATTAAGCTTGAGAAGATTGGGCGAGGTTCAAGAGGGATGTGACCTGATGGATGAGAAGCTCTTGCCCAAGATTTTCTGGGACGATAATGGTAAAATAAGATACGTCAAAAGGACAGAGGATCCTTGGTTATACCCTGCAGCCCTATATGAGCGTGCTTTGTTCTCCTGGAAGCTTCATGGCATGGATGGATTGCGCGAGAGTAGAGAGTGGTTGGTTAGAGCACAGAATTATGCTGATGATTACGAATTGAGCACTCGTATCGGAatgaagatcaaagctGCCCTTGATAGAGTCGAACATTCCTTGaatggatga
- the ALY2 gene encoding Aly2p (similar to Saccharomyces cerevisiae YJL084C and YKR021W; ancestral locus Anc_1.282), which yields MSELHCVFSPVFPVDKDVDVAQDAEPLAHTSSIQVFVQLAEPVVFIQGFHSSQQNDRPPSILRGSLVLRVLKPTKLKSVSLSFKGFSRTEWPEGIPPKRQDFVEINDIVNHTWPFYQAHNRNSYDQSARKSSSDGNLDADHAHLLHESGASLYKTLSQTASRKNKRQSVSSTNGISSLSLASNGGGDNRSITDAASGSGRSLSPMFLLRRATSPGPKADDHRTHRSSTTTSLISDLLSGTFSTPADTTSSNSSNSDNHHGNDHGNASGSGSEQFIFQPGEYIYTFEQAIPSSYPESVKADFGFVEYQLFVSIERFGAFKSNLTARLPVTLVRAQADTSVEETEPIAISRDWESQLHYDIVIASKDIILDAFLPIAFHFSPMDKVTLHRIRVYLTETMEYYCRNKKVHRMEPTKKFLLAEHDGPRLPGTSDSGALKAKNMGNLLLDEKSGDLVNKNFEYQVFVPSVLSNNQRLHPDTAFDNIKANHWIKLCLRLSKMVDGKRKHYEISIDSPIHVLHKLCSHANTLLPSYDSHITTNEQALSSCPKFGNTSDVNIYHDSNIFFPKEVLQSPMLSPEVHPLDLNLEQRSMTASPRSRRVRRDTRTEDTSMLLSPSFKANIYQPDQIQRELTSPQALPLSPMTSPPMRPLHPSEAPPAFESEVYSLPTLNNSGEMPRDPPSYGDVLKADGVESTYRSPNSVNQSIPKITFGRSEEHWMETPAFHRRVCHFKQKKVVDIHPRSNMKTAEDDDDDITSGFSFQGVSQASPNLPSAVLKSPAVKPLNLNVDVKRERAMSLTDNLPSTVRNASSSFNDMSAVLAGGNENSEESGLSRVATNCSKSSSFGKSPRSSMDSNTSFTNRTNMEPLLHHTETQRNVSVDDIVFQSRDSINNYANIPVDSSIDITALYDRNSNAWHPLQAGVDNALSPAVSPRNSIAVANSNQVLDDFKNALRDDNDLGNDGREDSVSTLRQSGETSGESSSGRTADSIQEPPRRPESGDKQLINHTDRETTYQSIDGGLN from the coding sequence ATGTCTGAATTACATTGTGTTTTTTCACCGGTGTTCCCTGTGGATAAAGACGTTGATGTTGCACAGGATGCTGAACCTTTGGCTCATACTTCTTCCATACAAGTGTTTGTACAGTTAGCGGAACCAGTGGTTTTCATACAGGGATTCCATTCGTCACAGCAGAATGATAGACCACCTAGCATTCTAAGAGGTTCATTGGTACTGCGAGTGTTGAAACCAACAAAGCTGAAAAGTGTTTCTTTGTCATTCAAGGGGTTTTCGAGAACTGAATGGCCAGAAGGTATACCTCCGaaaagacaagattttGTTGAGATTAATGATATTGTAAATCATACTTGGCCTTTTTATCAAGCTCATAACAGAAATTCGTATGACCAATCTGCAAGGAAAAGTTCATCAGACGGCAACCTTGATGCTGATCATGCTCATTTGTTACATGAAAGTGGCGCATCCCTCTACAAAACTTTATCACAGACAGCGAGCCGCAAGAACAAACGTCAGAGCGTTTCATCTACAAATGGTATATCATCGCTATCTTTGGCTTCGAACGGTGGTGGCGATAACAGAAGTATTACGGATGCCGCATCTGGTTCTGGTAGAAGCTTGTCTCCCATGTTCCTACTTCGAAGAGCTACTTCGCCAGGGCCAAAAGCAGATGATCATCGTACTCATAGATCTTCCACAACTACTTCTCTTATTTCGGATTTATTAAGTGgtactttttcaactccAGCCGACACTacatcatcaaattcatctaATAGTGACAACCACCACGGGAACGATCACGGGAATGCCAGCGGGTCTGGTAGTGAGCAATTTATATTCCAACCGGGAGAATACATATACACTTTTGAGCAAGCTATTCCGTCCTCCTATCCTGAGAGTGTTAAAGCTGATTTTGGGTTTGTTGAATACCAATTATTTGTCAGTATAGAAAGGTTCGGTGCTTTTAAATCTAATTTAACTGCCCGGTTACCTGTTACCTTAGTGCGTGCTCAAGCCGATACATCAGTGGAGGAAACAGAACCAATTGCCATTTCTCGAGATTGGGAAAGCCAATTACACTATGATATTGTCATAGCTTCAAAAGATATCATTTTGGATGCTTTTCTACCGATAGCGTTCCATTTCTCGCCAATGGACAAAGTCACTCTGCACCGGATTAGAGTTTATCTTACAGAAACAATGGAATACTACTGTAGAAATAAGAAGGTTCACAGAATGGAGCCGACTAAAAAGTTTTTGTTAGCTGAGCATGATGGCCCACGATTGCCAGGGACATCGGATAGTGGCGCTTTGAAGGCTAAGAATATGGGTAATCTGCTTTTGGATGAAAAAAGTGGTGACCTTGTGAACAAAAACTTCGAATATCAAGTTTTCGTTCCAAGCGTCTTGAGTAATAATCAGCGCTTACACCCGGATACTGCATTTGACAACATCAAGGCTAACCATTGGATCAAGCTTTGCTTACGTCTTTCGAAAATGGTTGACGGGAAGAGGAAACACTATGAAATTAGCATAGATTCCCCGATCCACGTTTTACACAAACTATGTTCACATGCAAATACACTTTTGCCCAGCTATGATAGTCACATCACCACAAATGAACAGGccctttcttcttgtccaaAATTTGGTAATACATCCGACGTGAACATTTATCATGACTCTAacattttctttccaaaGGAAGTTTTACAATCGCCGATGTTATCTCCCGAGGTTCATCCTTTGGACTTGAACCTTGAACAGCGGTCAATGACTGCAAGCCCGAGATCACGTCGTGTTCGTCGTGATACAAGAACTGAAGACACTTCGATGCTCTTGTCTCCTTCGTTCAAAGCAAATATATATCAACCGGACCagattcaaagagaattgaCATCGCCTCAAGCCCTGCCTCTTTCTCCTATGACCTCACCGCCAATGAGGCCTCTACACCCATCAGAGGCCCCTCCCGCATTCGAAAGTGAGGTATATTCCCTTCCAACGTTGAATAATAGCGGGGAAATGCCACGAGATCCTCCATCGTACGGTGATGTCTTGAAAGCGGATGGCGTCGAATCTACTTATCGCTCCCCGAATAGTGTAAACCAAAGTATCCCAAAGATCACATTTGGTAGATCAGAAGAACATTGGATGGAAACACCAGCCTTCCACCGTCGCGTCTGTCACTTCAAGCAAAAAAAAGTAGTGGATATTCATCCTCGGAGCAATATGAAGACCGCTgaggatgacgatgatgatatcacTTCTGGTTTCAGTTTTCAAGGTGTGTCTCAAGCCTCTCCCAATTTACCTAGTGCTGTGCTGAAATCACCAGCGGTGAAGCCGCTGAATCTGAATGTTGACGTAAAAAGAGAACGTGCAATGAGCCTTACTGATAATTTACCATCAACGGTAAGAAATGCCAGTTCGTCTTTCAACGACATGAGTGCAGTGCTGGCGGGTGGTAATGAAAACAGTGAGGAAAGTGGTCTTTCGAGGGTAGCAACCAATTGCTCCAAGAGTTCATCTTTCGGTAAGTCACCCAGATCGTCAATGGACAGCAATACGTCCTTCACCAATAGAACTAACATGGAGCCACTTCTCCATCATACAGAAACTCAACGGAACGTCAGCGTAGATGACATCGTATTCCAGTCGAGAGATTCGATTAACAACTATGCAAACATACCGGTAGACAGCTCGATTGACATCACTGCGCTGTACGACCGGAATTCCAATGCTTGGCATCCTTTACAGGCTGGAGTTGACAATGCTCTATCTCCAGCTGTAAGCCCCCGAAACTCGATAGCGGTTGCAAACTCCAACCAGGTCTTAGATGACTTCAAGAATGCCCTTCgtgatgataatgatttAGGGAACGACGGCCGTGAAGATAGTGTCAGTACTTTGAGACAGAGTGGAGAAACTTCTGGTGAATCTTCTTCCGGTCGCACAGCTGACTCTATCCAGGAACCTCCACGGCGGCCGGAATCCGGCGACAAACAGCTTATAAATCATACTGATAGAGAAACAACCTACCAATCAATTGACGGTGGTCTTAATTGA
- the VPS51 gene encoding Vps51p (similar to Saccharomyces cerevisiae VPS51 (YKR020W); ancestral locus Anc_1.283) → MAEQISHKKSLRVSRLSKDRRLLLKEYYQLDEPQSAEVETAPPMNGEAAEETGAGESNKSDMGDKPIDQCKFADLMRLHNSLLKKETETNNSIKNTIYENYYDLIKVNDLLKEMSQSNEPLLDRLKDLTGLLQED, encoded by the coding sequence ATGGCAGAACAGATCAGCCATAAGAAGTCTCTCAGAGTGAGCAGACTGAGCAAGGACCGTAGACTGCTTTTGAAGGAGTACTATCAATTGGATGAGCCGCAAAGCGCCGAAGTTGAAACAGCGCCACCGATGAATGGCGAAGCCGCCGAAGAAACTGGTGCTGGAGAGTCGAATAAATCTGATATGGGGGATAAACCCATCGATCAATGCAAATTTGCCGATCTGATGCGATTGCACAACagcttgttgaagaaggaaaccGAAACGAATAACTCGATCAAGAATACGATTTATGAGAATTATTACGATCTGATCAAGGTAAATGACTTGTTAAAAGAGATGTCGCAATCCAATGAGCCTTTGCTCGATCGTCTTAAGGATTTGACAGGATTATTACAGGAGGACTAA
- the HEL1 gene encoding E3 ubiquitin-protein ligase HEL1 (similar to Saccharomyces cerevisiae YKR017C; ancestral locus Anc_1.286) gives MTSVQSEDNSSLIYGDDFDDDDESIDLYESQTTATCSMGDTACHKLNSLVSQESEFDFDEDQFSGNESDDELLVDPMTLSKKALDDDKGGSSLKYECLTTQDILDRMLKRVHHLQPVFSIPSEDILVLMQRYDWNEERLLEEWTEKMDELLVEAGINTSNPGDKLNITMRGIKHRSDFNCFICCEVRSTETFSLECGHEYCIECYRRYISDRLNEGNVITCMDCALALKNEDIDAIMGTPSSARLMDSSIKSFIQKHNRNYKWCPYADCKCIIHLNDTSYLQEYTRLHCSRFVTCKFSHIFCFGCGYGMHAPADCNVTMAWVKKARKESENLNWVLSHTKECPKCSVNIEKNGGCNHMVCSSCKYEFCWICSGEWGPHGRSFFQCTMYKNDDEKQKASVENSKKALKRYTFYYRVFNEHEVSAKLDWKLGQTVGQKVKAMQEKMGVSWIEGQFLAESLQILNEGRTVLKWSFAVAFYSDASHNLTKIFVDNQMLLSNAVEQLSELLQIKNPETTMKRKSEFYNKAGYVRNRTRALIECGRDLLRKCICKPVD, from the coding sequence ATGACCTCAGTTCAGAGTGAAGATAACTCCTCTTTAATTTATGGAGACGATTTtgacgacgatgatgaatcgATCGACCTATATGAATCGCAGACGACAGCAACGTGCTCTATGGGGGACACAGCATGTCATAAGCTAAACAGCTTGGTAAGTCAGGAATCTGAATTTGACTTTGACGAGGATCAGTTCAGTGGTAACGAATCAGATGACGAACTACTTGTAGATCCAATGACACTGAGCAAGAAGGCCCTTGACGACGATAAAGGTGGCTCCAGCCTGAAATATGAATGCTTAACTACGCAAGATATACTCGACAGAATGCTCAAGCGTGTTCACCATCTGCAGCCTGTTTTCTCTATTCCTTCAGAGGATATTCTGGTATTGATGCAGCGATATGATTGGAATGAGGAGCGATTACTGGAGGAATGGACAGAGAAGATGGATGAATTACTTGTAGAAGCGGGAATCAATACCAGCAACCCTGGTGATAAATTGAATATCACAATGCGTGGAATTAAGCACAGATCAGATTTTAATTGTTTCATCTGTTGCGAGGTTCGTTCAACAGAAACCTTTTCCTTGGAATGTGGTCATGAATATTGTATTGAGTGTTATCGACGCTATATTAGCGATCGACTTAACGAGGGAAATGTCATTACGTGTATGGACTGTGCGCTAGCACTGAAGAATGAAGACATAGATGCTATAATGGGGACTCCGTCAAGTGCTCGACTTATGGACTCATCCATCAAGAGTTTTATACAAAAACACAACCGAAATTACAAATGGTGCCCATATGCCGACTGCAAGTGCATAATCCATTTGAATGATACAAGCTATCTACAGGAATACACCCGCCTTCACTGTTCAAGGTTTGTTACTTGTAAGTTTTCCCACATCTTCTGCTTTGGATGTGGATACGGTATGCATGCACCAGCCGATTGTAATGTTACCATGGCTTGGGTAAAAAAGGCTAGGAAAGAGTCGGAAAACTTGAATTGGGTCCTGTCTCATACCAAAGAATGCCCAAAATGTTCTGTTAATATCGAGAAAAATGGCGGTTGTAATCATATGGTGTGTTCAAGCTGCAAGTATGAATTTTGTTGGATATGTAGTGGTGAATGGGGTCCACATGGTAGAAGCTTCTTCCAGTGCACCATGTACAAGAATGACGACGAAAAGCAGAAAGCTTCGGTCGAGAACAGCAAAaaggctttgaaaaggTATACCTTTTATTATAGAGTATTCAATGAGCATGAAGTCTCCGCTAAATTGGACTGGAAACTGGGTCAGACAGTGGGGCAAAAGGTAAAGGCGATGCAGGAGAAAATGGGTGTGTCATGGATTGAGGGTCAGTTTCTGGCAGAAAGTCTGCAAATATTAAATGAAGGACGAACGGTACTGAAGTGGTCATTCGCAGTGGCTTTTTATTCGGATGCATCACATAATCTAACAAAGATATTTGTTGATAACCAGATGCTCCTCTCGAATGCCGTTGAACAGTTATCTGAATTACTGCAAATTAAAAACCCAGAGACGAcaatgaagagaaagtcCGAGTTTTACAATAAAGCAGGCTACGTTAGAAATAGAACAAGGGCACTGATAGAGTGCGGAAGGGATTTACTACGAAAATGTATATGCAAACCAGTTGATTGA
- the TDEL0D01520 gene encoding uncharacterized protein (similar to Saccharomyces cerevisiae TAX4 (YJL083W) and IRS4 (YKR019C); ancestral locus Anc_1.284), which yields MFGKKKRTHTSADLPEQAMSDSLRAAQVIFQRHADSQSSLVSNSPGLSNQASPTMPRFRKSNSTMSTSRSTQPGRSSSVALKGSQQNVSRPKSPTPNDSAHAAAAMAHMTLGRESDHQYDELLGLSALPHFNSSTSSTRNVDSKLEPVRRESMTRQSNNSKSQLHMDVRPLPQPQRPPAIKTPASSPNIGQSNNAQRPKVHSSESRTLVGRVPPPNIYLHPTNSPEVTEDGRSGNQLSSSSSIATSSSALSFVTGGSSYVGDEAQDSGNEDLDRDVGDSQYDEYDLDDNSPLQDAHDQKTQFTSSTVDISPEPSELETPTSPVQTNATYGKLNRIGNGNVTFQGTLPDLIPNHTRRTRMEKFKTKLFGSRNRTDTTNDPGSTSSVSADGEGRPVVTTNNNLRFKTTMRGHDRHSSSETGGNSLKGQHEGAGAEEDLLDSDDDDSDTMEDQVDEKKRKKRAARLRRRLKHTAAVVPCTHHLHHHHDNRHSTKRKGFNEDKPWKSHKDVGFVTAQERKRYEGMWVSNRCLYLELLPWWASVISGQNAPPVKLPEDGLMLNLVIKDIWARSNLPSDLLMQIYDKVDTRHDGTLDRKSFIVGMWLVDQCLYGRKLPIDIDQQVWDSVDRYVVNVINSTTMKQMDKSKKRQMKQEIKNIKKDMKNVNV from the coding sequence ATGTTTGGTAAGAAAAAGCGAACGCATACTAGCGCAGATCTGCCTGAGCAGGCTATGAGTGATTCATTAAGAGCGGCTCAAGTGATATTTCAGAGACATGCTGACTCGCAATCTAGCTTGGTTTCGAACTCTCCAGGACTGTCGAACCAGGCCAGTCCCACTATGCCAAGATTTAGGAAATCTAATAGTACGATGTCGACTAGCAGATCAACACAACCTGGGAGAAGCTCTTCGGTAGCTCTGAAGGGTAGCCAACAAAATGTTAGTAGACCTAAGTCTCCTACACCTAATGATTCTGCACATGCGGCAGCAGCAATGGCACACATGACTCTAGGCCGAGAATCGGATCACCAGTACGATGAGCTACTAGGATTATCTGCTCTACCACATTTCAATAGTTCAACATCCTCTACGAGGAACGTCGACAGCAAATTGGAGCCTGTTAGACGAGAAAGTATGACAAGACAGTCGAATAATTCTAAATCGCAGCTACACATGGATGTACGTCCACTTCCACAGCCACAGAGGCCACCGGCAATTAAGACTCCAGCTTCGAGTCCCAATATTGGGCAATCAAATAATGCACAACGTCCGAAGGTTCACAGTTCGGAATCGCGAACATTGGTTGGCAGAGTACCGCCTCCCAATATCTATCTTCATCCAACGAATAGTCCTGAAGTCACGGAAGATGGACGTAGTGGAAATCAActttcatcgtcttcatctaTCGCAACTTCCTCTTCCGCATTATCCTTTGTTACTGGTGGCTCTTCATATGTCGGCGACGAAGCACAAGATTCGGGAAACGAGGACTTGGATAGAGATGTTGGTGACTCTCAGTACGATGAATACGATCTAGATGATAATTCACCATTACAGGATGCTCATGATCAAAAGACACAATTTACTTCGTCCACGGTCGATATTTCACCAGAGCCTAGCGAACTCGAAACTCCCACGAGCCCCGTACAGACAAATGCGACCTATGGGAAGCTGAATCGAATCGGCAACGGAAACGTCACTTTCCAGGGCACTCTACCTGATTTGATACCGAATCACACTCGAAGGACCAGGAtggaaaaattcaagactAAGCTCTTTGGATCGAGAAATAGAACTGATACAACTAACGATCCAGGTTCTACATCAAGTGTTAGTGCTGATGGTGAGGGAAGACCCGTAGTAACGACAAACAATAATTTAAGATTTAAGACCACCATGCGTGGTCATGATCGTCACTCCTCAAGCGAAACTGGTGGTAACTCGCTTAAAGGCCAGCATGAGGGTGCAGGGGCAGAAGAAGACTTATTGGACTCAGACGATGACGATAGTGATACAATGGAGGACCAAGTAGATGAGAAGAAACGAAAGAAACGGGCTGCCAGgctaagaagaagacttaAGCATACCGCAGCTGTTGTACCATGCACGCATCACCTACATCACCATCACGATAACCGTCATAGTACTAAGCGCAAGGGATTTAATGAAGATAAACCATGGAAATCACACAAAGACGTTGGATTCGTCACAGCACAAGAACGGAAGCGGTATGAAGGTATGTGGGTCAGTAATAGATGCCTATACTTAGAATTACTCCCATGGTGGGCTTCAGTTATTAGCGGGCAAAATGCACCACCAGTAAAGCTTCCCGAAGATGGTCTAATGCTCAATCTAGTGATCAAAGACATATGGGCCAGATCTAACCTGCCGAGTGACCTTCTAATGCAGATTTACGACAAGGTAGATACCAGACATGATGGAACTCTGGACAGAAAATCCTTCATCGTGGGAATGTGGTTAGTAGACCAATGTCTGTACGGCCGTAAGCTACCAATAGACATCGACCAGCAGGTTTGGGACAGCGTCGATAGGTACGTCGTCAACGTTATAAATTCCACCACCATGAAGCAAATGGATAAGAGTAAGAAGAGACAGATGAAACAAGAGATTaagaatatcaagaagGACATGAAGAATGTCAACGTATGA